A portion of the Achromobacter sp. MFA1 R4 genome contains these proteins:
- a CDS encoding ABC transporter ATP-binding protein, translated as MNVAQRNATPILDLREVELRFVQPVDLAGRIANLLGAGLKTQVVHAVAGVDLAVRPGEVIGIVGESGCGKSTLGRVVSGILPPTSGEVHYQGAPVHAMKGPARRAYELGVQMIFQDPYASLNPRMRVRDIIGEAPAAHGLIRSRDKTEYVAGLMRQVGLDPSFAQRYPHQFSGGQRQRIGIARALALRPSVIVCDEAVAALDVSIQAQVLNLFERLRADLDLTYLFISHNLSVVSHISDRVAIMYLGRIVELADTDTVFTRANHPYTQALLKELPTLVPGRRTYQPIKGELPSPLDPPTGCAFHPRCPHAMPRCKTERPLLREVAPDQYSACHLNDAA; from the coding sequence ATGAACGTCGCACAGCGCAACGCCACTCCCATCCTCGACTTGCGCGAGGTCGAACTTCGCTTCGTACAGCCGGTGGATCTGGCGGGCCGCATCGCGAACCTGCTGGGCGCGGGCCTGAAGACGCAGGTCGTGCATGCCGTGGCCGGCGTGGACCTGGCGGTCAGGCCCGGCGAAGTGATCGGCATCGTCGGCGAGTCGGGCTGTGGAAAATCCACGCTGGGCCGCGTCGTGTCGGGCATCCTGCCGCCCACCTCGGGGGAGGTGCACTACCAGGGCGCGCCCGTGCACGCCATGAAGGGCCCCGCGCGACGCGCCTACGAACTGGGCGTGCAGATGATCTTTCAGGATCCGTATGCGTCGCTGAACCCGCGCATGCGTGTGCGCGACATCATCGGTGAAGCGCCCGCGGCGCACGGTCTGATCCGTTCACGCGACAAGACCGAGTACGTGGCCGGCCTGATGCGCCAGGTCGGGCTGGATCCGAGTTTTGCACAGCGTTATCCGCATCAATTCTCGGGGGGCCAACGCCAGCGCATCGGCATTGCGCGGGCCCTGGCGCTCAGGCCCTCGGTGATCGTCTGCGACGAGGCCGTGGCGGCGCTGGACGTGTCGATCCAGGCGCAGGTGCTGAACCTGTTTGAGCGCCTGCGCGCAGACCTGGACCTGACCTATCTGTTCATCAGCCATAACCTGAGCGTGGTGAGCCACATTTCGGATCGCGTGGCGATCATGTATCTGGGGCGCATCGTGGAGCTGGCCGACACCGACACGGTATTCACGCGCGCCAATCATCCCTACACCCAGGCGCTGCTCAAGGAGCTGCCCACGCTGGTCCCGGGACGCCGCACGTACCAGCCCATCAAGGGCGAGCTGCCCTCGCCGCTGGATCCGCCCACGGGGTGCGCGTTTCACCCCAGATGTCCCCACGCGATGCCGCGCTGCAAGACGGAACGCCCGCTGCTGCGGGAGGTCGCGCCAGACCAGTACAGCGCCTGCCATCTGAACGATGCCGCCTGA
- a CDS encoding ABC transporter ATP-binding protein, producing the protein MAQHPQTAARPILEVHGLKTHFFTRNGVVKAVDGVDLTLAEGEILGLVGESGSGKSITGFSLMGLLDEPGRIVEGQLLLNGEDLRAASPARWRQLRGQEIAMIFQDPMMTLNPVLRVDTQMIEAVQAHGKATREQARQRALQTLAMVGIPSPEERLRTYPHQLSGGMRQRVAIAIALLNSPRLIVADEPTTALDVTIQGQILFEVQKLCRETGTGLIWITHDLAVVAGLADRVSVMYAGRIVETGSTEAVISHPMHPYTHGLIASIPTPQSRGKPLVPIPGMTPSLLNLPQGCAFRGRCPRATDACLVEPQPVEVRPAQWVRCWHAGPDTI; encoded by the coding sequence ATGGCACAACACCCGCAGACCGCTGCCCGGCCTATCCTAGAAGTGCATGGGCTGAAGACGCATTTCTTCACGCGCAACGGCGTGGTGAAGGCCGTCGATGGCGTGGACCTGACGCTGGCCGAAGGCGAAATCCTGGGCCTGGTGGGCGAGTCCGGGTCGGGCAAAAGCATCACGGGCTTTTCATTGATGGGCTTGCTGGACGAGCCGGGGCGCATTGTCGAGGGCCAGTTGCTGCTCAATGGCGAGGACCTGCGCGCGGCGTCGCCCGCGCGCTGGCGCCAGTTGCGGGGGCAGGAGATCGCGATGATCTTCCAGGACCCGATGATGACGCTCAATCCCGTGCTGCGCGTGGATACCCAGATGATCGAAGCGGTGCAGGCGCATGGCAAGGCAACGCGCGAACAGGCGCGCCAGCGCGCGCTGCAGACGCTGGCCATGGTGGGGATTCCGTCGCCCGAGGAGCGCCTGCGGACCTATCCGCATCAGTTGTCGGGCGGCATGCGCCAGCGTGTGGCGATCGCCATCGCGCTGCTGAATTCGCCGCGTCTCATCGTGGCCGATGAGCCCACGACCGCGCTGGACGTCACGATACAGGGCCAGATCCTGTTCGAGGTGCAAAAGCTCTGCCGCGAGACCGGCACTGGCCTGATCTGGATCACGCACGACCTGGCGGTCGTCGCGGGCCTGGCTGACCGCGTGTCGGTGATGTACGCGGGACGCATCGTGGAGACGGGAAGCACCGAGGCCGTCATCAGCCATCCGATGCATCCCTATACGCACGGGCTGATCGCTTCCATTCCCACGCCGCAGTCCCGCGGCAAGCCGCTCGTGCCGATTCCGGGCATGACGCCGTCGCTGCTGAACCTGCCGCAAGGCTGTGCATTTCGCGGACGCTGTCCGCGCGCGACGGACGCCTGTCTGGTCGAGCCGCAGCCGGTGGAAGTCCGCCCGGCGCAATGGGTGCGCTGCTGGCATGCAGGACCGGACACGATATGA
- a CDS encoding ABC transporter permease, which translates to MNTPAAVAPTPSPTPTKEQSPWRRFVADFFASKLATLGLVMLVVIVGAAVLAPWIAPQNPYDLASLDIMDSKLKPGSESGDGSMRYLLGTDGQARDLFSAILYGMRTSLMVATVSVLAAFGIGATVGLIAAYFGGRIDALLMRVVDIQLSFPAILVALMLLAILGKGVDKVIIALIVVQWAYFARAARGAALVERGKEYVEAARCMSLSWSRVLFRHVLPNCMPPLIVIATIDLAHAIALEATLSFLGVGVPVTEPSLGMLIYNGFEYLLSGQYWISFFPGIALALAIVAINLVGDHLRDVLNPRHAN; encoded by the coding sequence ATGAATACGCCCGCCGCCGTCGCCCCGACGCCCTCCCCGACCCCCACCAAGGAGCAATCGCCCTGGCGGCGGTTCGTCGCGGATTTCTTTGCCAGCAAACTGGCCACGCTGGGCCTGGTGATGCTGGTCGTGATCGTGGGGGCGGCGGTGCTGGCGCCCTGGATCGCGCCGCAGAATCCCTATGACCTGGCCAGCCTGGACATCATGGATTCGAAGCTCAAGCCGGGCAGCGAAAGCGGCGACGGTTCGATGCGCTACTTACTGGGAACCGACGGGCAGGCGCGCGACCTCTTTTCCGCGATTCTCTACGGCATGCGCACCAGCCTCATGGTGGCGACCGTGTCGGTGCTGGCGGCCTTCGGCATCGGCGCCACCGTCGGGCTGATCGCCGCGTATTTCGGCGGGCGAATCGACGCCCTGCTGATGCGGGTTGTGGATATCCAGTTGTCGTTCCCGGCGATCCTGGTGGCGCTGATGCTGCTGGCCATCCTGGGCAAGGGTGTGGATAAGGTGATCATCGCGCTCATCGTCGTGCAGTGGGCCTATTTCGCGCGCGCGGCGCGGGGCGCCGCGCTGGTCGAGCGCGGCAAGGAATATGTCGAGGCGGCACGCTGCATGTCGCTGTCGTGGTCGCGCGTGCTGTTTCGCCATGTGCTGCCCAACTGCATGCCGCCGCTCATCGTGATCGCCACCATCGACCTGGCGCACGCGATCGCGCTGGAAGCGACCCTGTCGTTTCTGGGCGTCGGCGTGCCGGTGACCGAGCCGTCCTTGGGCATGCTGATCTATAACGGCTTCGAGTATCTGTTGTCCGGCCAGTACTGGATTTCGTTCTTTCCCGGCATCGCGCTGGCGCTGGCGATCGTGGCCATCAACCTGGTGGGCGATCACCTGCGCGATGTGCTCAATCCGCGGCACGCGAACTGA
- a CDS encoding ABC transporter permease, producing MLATIVRRLLQTIVVMLVMSALVFAGIYMVGDPVSMLASPEATEAQRAAISASLGLDQPLWRQYLIFMSQAVRGDFGNSFLTGEPAMHLILERMPATVELACVAMLLSVLIGVPLGILAGLKPAAVGSRAIMTGSVLGFSLPNFWVGLMLIMVFAVMLGWVPAGGRGDTVSIGSLQLSVLTFDGWLSLALPAATIAFAKCAMIIRVTRAATREALPMDYIKFARAKGLSEKRVLGVHLLKNILIPVVTVAGLEFGQVMAFAVVTETVFSWPGMGKLLIDSIINLDRPVVVAYLLLIVFFLVMLNLVVDIIYTVLDPRVRLDSRR from the coding sequence GTGCTTGCAACTATCGTCAGAAGGCTGCTGCAGACCATCGTCGTCATGCTCGTCATGTCGGCGCTGGTCTTTGCCGGCATCTACATGGTGGGCGATCCGGTCTCGATGCTGGCCAGCCCGGAAGCCACCGAGGCGCAGCGCGCCGCGATCAGCGCGTCGCTGGGGCTGGACCAGCCCTTGTGGCGGCAATACCTGATCTTCATGAGCCAGGCGGTGCGCGGCGATTTTGGCAACAGCTTCCTGACCGGCGAGCCGGCCATGCACCTCATCCTGGAGCGCATGCCGGCCACGGTGGAGCTGGCCTGCGTGGCGATGCTGCTGTCGGTGCTGATCGGCGTGCCGCTGGGCATCCTGGCGGGCCTCAAGCCCGCGGCGGTGGGGTCGCGCGCGATCATGACCGGTTCCGTACTGGGGTTCTCGCTGCCTAATTTCTGGGTCGGCCTGATGCTCATCATGGTGTTTGCGGTCATGCTGGGCTGGGTGCCGGCGGGGGGGCGCGGCGACACCGTCAGCATCGGTTCGCTGCAGCTGAGCGTGCTGACGTTCGACGGCTGGCTGAGCTTGGCCCTGCCTGCCGCCACCATCGCCTTCGCCAAGTGCGCGATGATCATCCGGGTGACGCGCGCGGCCACGCGCGAAGCCCTGCCCATGGACTACATCAAGTTCGCGCGGGCCAAGGGCCTGTCCGAAAAAAGGGTGCTGGGCGTGCACCTGCTCAAGAACATCCTGATTCCGGTGGTGACGGTGGCGGGCCTGGAATTCGGCCAGGTGATGGCGTTCGCCGTCGTGACGGAAACCGTGTTTTCGTGGCCGGGCATGGGCAAGCTGCTGATCGATTCCATCATCAACCTGGATCGCCCGGTGGTGGTGGCGTACCTGCTGCTGATTGTTTTTTTCCTGGTCATGTTGAATCTGGTGGTGGACATCATCTACACGGTGCTGGACCCCCGCGTACGCCTGGATAGCCGCCGATGA
- a CDS encoding ABC transporter substrate-binding protein, with protein MASRFSRVLACGAAAVALAFGTFSSAMARDLVIGLKTEPSSMDPQYHALTPNTQISQTIFDTLVATDAQLKPQPSLAESWTVDGNVWTFKLRPNVKFSDGTPFTAEDVVFTYDRVPKVPNSPSPFTLYLGAVAKTEAVDPMTVRITTKSVAPNLLVNLAQLPIMSKKAASGPAAEGKTTTELNSGDGLIGTGPYKFVSWKRGAEFVLARNDNYWGKKPVWDRVVYRPISNAAARVAALLAGDVDMIEDPPTDDLPKLKSDKKLFVEETPSVRVVYVALDQYAEPSPGVQGTDKNPMKDKRVREALSLAINRDALVERVMGGVALPAGNLLPYPMFGSSKEHSKAPKADVEKAKALLKEAGYPNGFSITLGSPSGRYVNDSKVAQAIASMWTRIGVKTSVDAMAPPVFFKNRDSYAFSAYLAGWSVTSGEMSNALTSLLMTRNPEAGQGTTNRSRYSNPKMDELVKQASSTMDDAKRAELLATASNIAMDDFAMLPVHFELSVWAMKNDIRYQGRPDQVTLAQNATLKK; from the coding sequence ATGGCATCTCGGTTTTCGCGTGTGTTGGCCTGCGGCGCAGCCGCGGTAGCGTTGGCCTTTGGCACTTTCAGTTCGGCCATGGCGCGCGATCTGGTGATCGGCTTGAAGACCGAGCCCTCATCGATGGATCCGCAGTATCACGCCCTGACGCCCAACACGCAGATTTCCCAGACCATCTTCGACACGCTGGTCGCCACGGATGCGCAGCTCAAGCCGCAGCCGTCGCTGGCGGAGTCCTGGACCGTGGACGGCAACGTATGGACCTTCAAGCTGCGGCCGAACGTCAAGTTCTCGGACGGCACGCCGTTCACCGCCGAAGACGTGGTGTTCACCTATGACCGCGTGCCGAAGGTGCCCAACAGCCCGTCGCCATTCACGCTCTACCTGGGCGCCGTCGCCAAGACCGAGGCGGTCGATCCGATGACCGTGCGCATCACCACCAAGAGCGTCGCGCCCAATCTGCTCGTCAACCTGGCGCAGTTGCCCATCATGTCCAAGAAAGCGGCGTCCGGACCCGCCGCCGAAGGCAAGACGACGACCGAACTCAACAGCGGCGACGGTCTCATCGGCACCGGCCCCTACAAGTTCGTGTCCTGGAAGCGCGGCGCCGAATTCGTGCTGGCGCGCAACGACAACTATTGGGGCAAGAAGCCCGTATGGGACCGCGTGGTCTATCGCCCCATCAGCAATGCGGCCGCGCGCGTGGCCGCGCTGCTCGCGGGCGACGTGGACATGATCGAGGATCCCCCCACCGACGACCTGCCCAAGCTCAAGTCCGACAAGAAGCTCTTTGTCGAGGAAACGCCGTCCGTCCGCGTGGTCTACGTGGCGCTGGACCAGTACGCGGAGCCTTCGCCCGGCGTGCAGGGCACCGACAAGAATCCGATGAAGGACAAGCGCGTGCGCGAGGCCCTGTCGCTGGCGATCAATCGCGATGCGCTGGTCGAGCGCGTGATGGGCGGCGTCGCGTTGCCCGCGGGCAACCTGCTGCCCTACCCCATGTTCGGGTCCAGCAAGGAACATTCGAAGGCGCCCAAGGCTGACGTCGAAAAGGCCAAGGCACTGCTCAAGGAAGCCGGTTACCCCAACGGGTTCTCGATCACGCTGGGCTCGCCTTCCGGCCGTTATGTGAATGATTCGAAGGTGGCGCAGGCCATCGCTTCGATGTGGACGCGCATCGGCGTGAAGACCAGCGTGGACGCGATGGCGCCCCCGGTGTTCTTCAAGAACCGCGACAGTTACGCGTTCTCGGCGTATCTGGCGGGCTGGTCGGTGACCAGCGGCGAAATGTCCAATGCGCTGACGTCGTTGCTGATGACCCGCAATCCCGAAGCCGGCCAGGGCACCACCAACCGCAGCCGCTATTCCAATCCCAAGATGGACGAACTGGTGAAGCAGGCCTCGTCCACGATGGACGACGCCAAGCGCGCCGAGCTGCTGGCGACGGCCAGCAATATCGCCATGGACGACTTTGCGATGCTGCCGGTGCATTTCGAACTGTCGGTGTGGGCCATGAAGAACGACATCCGTTACCAGGGCCGTCCGGACCAGGTCACGCTGGCGCAGAACGCAACGCTGAAAAAGTAA
- the mnmE gene encoding tRNA uridine-5-carboxymethylaminomethyl(34) synthesis GTPase MnmE codes for MSAYAPIAAIATAPGRGGIGVVRISGADLSGLVRRLFQRDLTPRHAHYLPFKTVEGELLDEGIAIYFRAPHSYTGEDVLELQGHGGPAVLRRVLDSCLAAGREQGLRLAEPGEFTRRAFLNDRMDLAQAEAVADLIEASSVAAARGAMASLSGEFSARVNDLSDRIIHLRMLVEATLDFPEEEIDFLEKYQARPTLDALAADLSALIAQARQGVILREGLHVVLAGQPNVGKSSLLNALAGDDIAIVTPIAGTTRDKVVQEIHIDGVPLHIVDTAGLRETEDTVESIGIARTWQEIERADVILHLQDATQPGDELDAQITARLPARTPVLKVFNKVDLLPEPFAAGPGELGISAKRGAGLDQLRAELLQIAGWNPGAESPWLARERHLHALQDAAEHLELAAAHASQDDRVLDLFAEELRLAHDSLSSITGKFTSDDLLGEIFSSFCIGK; via the coding sequence ATGTCCGCCTACGCCCCCATCGCCGCCATCGCCACCGCTCCCGGAAGAGGCGGCATCGGCGTCGTGCGCATTTCTGGTGCGGACCTGTCCGGATTGGTGCGTCGCCTGTTCCAGCGCGACCTCACGCCGCGCCACGCGCACTATCTGCCCTTCAAAACCGTGGAAGGCGAACTGCTCGACGAAGGCATCGCCATCTACTTTCGCGCGCCGCATTCCTACACCGGCGAAGACGTGCTGGAACTGCAGGGCCACGGCGGTCCCGCTGTGCTGCGCCGCGTGCTGGACAGTTGCCTTGCCGCCGGCCGCGAACAGGGCCTGCGATTGGCCGAGCCCGGCGAATTCACGCGCCGCGCTTTCCTGAACGACCGCATGGACCTGGCGCAGGCCGAAGCGGTGGCCGACCTGATCGAAGCCTCGTCCGTGGCGGCCGCGCGCGGCGCCATGGCCTCACTGTCGGGCGAATTCTCGGCACGCGTGAACGACCTGTCGGATCGCATCATTCATCTGCGCATGCTGGTCGAAGCGACGTTGGATTTTCCCGAAGAAGAAATCGACTTCCTGGAAAAGTATCAGGCGCGTCCCACCCTCGATGCGCTGGCGGCAGACCTGTCCGCGCTCATCGCCCAGGCACGCCAGGGCGTCATCCTGCGCGAGGGGCTGCACGTCGTGCTGGCGGGCCAACCCAACGTCGGCAAGTCCAGCCTGCTCAACGCCCTGGCGGGCGACGACATCGCCATCGTCACGCCCATCGCCGGCACGACGCGCGACAAAGTGGTGCAGGAAATCCATATCGACGGCGTTCCCCTGCATATTGTCGACACGGCCGGCCTGCGTGAAACCGAAGACACCGTCGAGAGCATCGGCATCGCCCGCACCTGGCAGGAAATCGAGCGCGCCGACGTCATCCTCCATTTGCAGGATGCCACCCAGCCGGGCGACGAGCTCGACGCCCAGATCACGGCGCGCCTGCCGGCACGCACGCCCGTACTGAAGGTATTCAACAAGGTGGACCTGCTGCCCGAGCCCTTTGCCGCCGGCCCCGGCGAACTGGGCATCTCCGCCAAGCGCGGCGCCGGCCTGGACCAGTTGCGCGCGGAACTCCTGCAGATCGCGGGCTGGAACCCCGGGGCGGAATCCCCGTGGCTCGCGCGCGAGCGTCATCTTCATGCGCTGCAGGATGCGGCCGAACACCTGGAACTGGCCGCGGCGCACGCCAGCCAGGACGACCGGGTGCTGGACCTGTTCGCGGAAGAACTGCGGCTGGCGCATGACAGCCTGTCCAGCATCACGGGGAAATTCACCAGCGATGATTTGCTGGGGGAGATTTTTTCTAGTTTTTGTATTGGGAAGTGA
- a CDS encoding integrase arm-type DNA-binding domain-containing protein, giving the protein MSLTDTALKALKPKDASYIVSDDRGLYVEVLPSGSIVWRYRYRLDGKREKLTLGKYPALTLKNARLKRDEAAHQVAMGQSPAKRKQQEKVAGAEDATVADFAERFFKDIQSRDRKDVTMPRRYLEKDILPHIGSKPVRDITAEDVRSVIWRKKEQGFDAAAGQVRGLLKRMLDYALTCGLLQANPVMALPMRHVYRAAARERALTPDEIRQFLRAMQTSNIRRQFKIAFQLILMTLVRKSELMLAQWKDVHLDEGEWHIPMENSKTGKPHIVYLSTQAQTLFKELKPLATSSVWVLPGRGTLAKPFANNALNQALKVSLQGQEIPAFTIHDLRRTASTLLHEQGWPSDVVEKALNHTIGGVRGVYNRAEYAEQRREMLQAWSDYIDGLAPSGNLVIGAASA; this is encoded by the coding sequence ATGTCTCTCACAGATACCGCACTCAAGGCGCTCAAACCAAAGGATGCCTCGTACATCGTCAGCGATGATCGCGGGCTGTACGTAGAAGTGCTGCCGAGTGGCAGCATCGTCTGGCGTTATCGCTATCGGCTGGATGGCAAACGGGAAAAGCTCACACTCGGTAAGTACCCGGCCCTTACCCTGAAGAACGCCCGCCTGAAGCGGGATGAGGCTGCTCACCAAGTGGCGATGGGTCAGTCGCCGGCAAAAAGGAAACAGCAGGAAAAAGTGGCCGGAGCAGAAGACGCCACCGTGGCCGACTTCGCCGAGCGCTTCTTCAAAGACATCCAGTCACGCGACCGCAAGGACGTAACTATGCCCCGCCGCTACCTGGAAAAAGACATCCTGCCGCACATCGGCAGCAAGCCGGTCAGAGACATCACCGCCGAGGACGTGCGCAGCGTCATCTGGCGCAAGAAGGAACAAGGTTTTGACGCCGCCGCTGGCCAAGTGCGCGGTCTGCTCAAGCGTATGCTTGACTACGCGCTGACCTGCGGCCTGCTCCAAGCCAACCCGGTCATGGCCCTGCCGATGCGGCATGTCTACCGCGCCGCTGCCCGCGAACGTGCGTTGACGCCAGACGAAATTCGGCAGTTCCTGCGCGCGATGCAGACCTCCAACATCCGCCGCCAGTTCAAGATCGCCTTCCAGTTGATCCTGATGACCCTGGTGCGCAAGTCCGAGCTGATGCTGGCGCAGTGGAAGGACGTGCATCTGGACGAAGGCGAATGGCACATCCCGATGGAAAACTCCAAAACCGGCAAGCCGCACATCGTCTACCTGTCCACGCAGGCGCAGACGCTGTTCAAGGAACTCAAGCCGCTGGCCACCAGCAGCGTCTGGGTATTGCCCGGCCGTGGCACCCTGGCCAAGCCCTTCGCCAACAACGCGCTGAACCAGGCGCTGAAGGTGTCATTGCAGGGGCAGGAGATCCCGGCCTTCACCATCCACGATCTGCGACGCACCGCATCGACATTGCTGCACGAACAGGGCTGGCCTTCGGATGTGGTGGAAAAGGCGCTGAACCACACCATCGGCGGCGTACGTGGTGTCTACAACCGGGCGGAATACGCAGAGCAGCGGCGGGAGATGTTGCAGGCGTGGTCGGACTACATCGATGGGCTGGCACCATCGGGGAATCTAGTGATCGGTGCCGCTTCAGCTTGA
- the brxL gene encoding BREX system Lon protease-like protein BrxL, with protein MTQLDDKINQHFAGLVVRKDLVKAVKGNAIVPTYVLEYLLGQYCATNDEATIQTGIDTVREILRKHYVHRNEAGLVRSTIKENGRHKVIDRISVSLNEKDDVYEAEFANLGIKKVLIDSGTVKSHQKLLVGGVWCIADLEYEYTEDKSASPWILASLKPIQISRFDLDGYLEARRQFSTDEWIDLLIQSIGFNPQMFGKRNKLLQLIRLIPFCERNYNLIELGPKGTGKSHVYSEFSPHGILISGGEVTVPKLFVHNGTGKLGLVGYWDVVAFDEFAGKQKRVDKALVDIMKNYMANKSFSRGVETLGAEASMVFVGNTDHTVPYMLKHSDLFDPLPEKFHDSAFLDRIHSYIPGWEVDVIRAEMFSAGYGFVVDYLAEILRSLRSHDYSDRYKALFTLGDDISTRDRDGINKTFSGLMKLLFPDGQASDAEIEEVLRCAIEGRKRVKDQLLRIDATYPEVRFAYSDAAGQQRLVHTLEEDEYPNQYHRRVAVDDSAETITGAQDASAAVEPSQGVPAVEQPPHSKTTDNPLKEQHLVFQENQRGVSFDSLFGAYLAGAKRIVVTDPYLRMFHQLRNLMELMETVSKLHGPEDEVAVHVVTVEDEFNGDRQTENLQKIADACATVGIQFTWAYDTSGTKHDRDITTDHGWKIVLSRGLDVFQRFELNDAFNFANRLQQQRQCKEFNVTYVRL; from the coding sequence ATGACCCAGCTTGATGACAAGATCAACCAGCATTTCGCCGGCCTGGTGGTGCGCAAGGATTTGGTGAAAGCCGTCAAGGGCAACGCCATCGTGCCCACGTATGTGCTGGAGTACTTGCTGGGGCAGTACTGCGCGACCAATGACGAGGCCACCATCCAGACCGGCATTGATACGGTCCGGGAGATCCTGCGCAAGCACTATGTGCACCGCAACGAAGCGGGCTTGGTGCGCTCGACGATCAAGGAAAACGGTCGACACAAAGTGATCGACCGCATCAGTGTGTCGCTCAACGAAAAAGATGACGTCTATGAGGCCGAGTTCGCCAACCTGGGCATCAAAAAGGTATTGATCGACTCCGGCACGGTGAAATCGCATCAGAAATTGCTGGTGGGTGGCGTCTGGTGTATTGCCGATCTGGAATACGAATACACCGAAGACAAGTCAGCCTCGCCCTGGATACTGGCCTCGCTCAAGCCGATCCAGATCTCCCGTTTCGACCTGGACGGCTACCTGGAAGCCCGCCGACAGTTCAGCACCGACGAGTGGATCGACCTGCTGATCCAGAGCATCGGCTTCAACCCGCAGATGTTCGGCAAGCGCAACAAGCTGCTGCAACTGATTCGCCTGATTCCGTTCTGCGAACGCAACTACAACCTGATCGAACTGGGGCCCAAAGGCACGGGCAAGTCGCATGTGTACTCGGAATTTTCGCCGCACGGCATCTTGATCTCTGGCGGTGAAGTCACGGTTCCCAAGTTGTTCGTTCACAACGGCACCGGCAAGCTTGGGCTGGTGGGTTACTGGGACGTGGTGGCCTTCGACGAGTTCGCCGGCAAGCAAAAGCGCGTAGACAAGGCGCTGGTGGACATCATGAAGAACTACATGGCCAACAAGTCGTTTTCGCGTGGTGTGGAAACGCTCGGGGCCGAAGCGAGCATGGTGTTTGTTGGCAACACCGACCATACCGTGCCCTACATGCTCAAGCACAGTGACCTGTTCGATCCGTTGCCGGAGAAATTCCACGATTCCGCCTTCCTCGATCGTATCCACAGCTATATCCCGGGCTGGGAGGTAGACGTGATTCGTGCAGAGATGTTCTCTGCGGGCTATGGGTTCGTGGTCGACTATCTGGCCGAGATCCTGCGCTCGCTGCGCAGCCACGATTACTCGGACCGCTACAAAGCGCTATTCACGCTGGGTGACGATATCTCCACGCGAGACCGCGACGGCATCAACAAAACCTTCTCAGGGTTGATGAAGCTCTTGTTCCCTGACGGGCAGGCGAGCGATGCTGAGATCGAAGAGGTCTTGCGTTGTGCCATCGAAGGGCGAAAGCGGGTCAAGGACCAATTGCTGCGCATTGATGCGACCTATCCAGAAGTGCGTTTTGCCTATTCGGATGCGGCTGGGCAGCAACGCCTGGTGCATACGTTAGAGGAAGACGAGTACCCAAACCAGTATCACCGCCGTGTGGCGGTCGATGATTCGGCCGAGACAATAACCGGCGCACAGGACGCTTCAGCAGCGGTCGAGCCATCTCAAGGCGTGCCGGCAGTCGAGCAGCCACCTCACTCAAAGACCACTGACAACCCCCTGAAAGAGCAGCACCTGGTTTTTCAGGAGAACCAGCGTGGCGTGAGCTTTGACAGCTTGTTCGGCGCGTATCTGGCTGGAGCCAAGCGGATCGTCGTGACCGACCCTTACTTACGCATGTTCCACCAGCTTCGCAACCTGATGGAGCTGATGGAAACCGTCAGCAAACTTCATGGCCCCGAGGATGAAGTCGCTGTGCATGTCGTTACCGTCGAAGACGAATTCAACGGGGATCGCCAGACGGAAAATTTGCAGAAAATCGCGGATGCCTGTGCGACTGTCGGCATTCAGTTCACCTGGGCCTACGATACCAGCGGCACCAAACATGACCGGGACATCACCACGGACCATGGGTGGAAAATCGTTCTCAGCCGCGGCCTGGATGTATTCCAGCGCTTCGAACTCAATGATGCGTTCAACTTCGCCAACCGTTTACAGCAGCAGCGGCAATGCAAGGAATTCAACGTTACCTACGTTCGGTTATAG